Proteins encoded in a region of the Pseudomonas syringae KCTC 12500 genome:
- a CDS encoding LysR family transcriptional regulator, with the protein MDIKQLKFLIALDETRHFGQAAARCNITQPTLSMRLRNLEEELGLPLVNRGQRFEGFTAPGERVLAWARTVLAAYDGLQAEAAACRGHLVGTLRLGVVPLSSFDPLPLLHRLHQLHPNLRFELSSLSSEQVLEQLASNRIDLGVSYLERLDNERFDSLTLDDTRMGLLYDRRHFSFGDDPLSWADLVELPLGMLTSGMHFRQSIDHNFHSRGLQPNPLIQTDAVHQLLQAVHGGFCCAIMPLDGGLETLTEHLRLHPIADSRTLARLGLIMRRSAPRSALAEACFALVAEIPR; encoded by the coding sequence ATGGACATCAAGCAACTTAAATTTCTGATCGCCCTCGACGAGACGAGGCACTTCGGCCAGGCGGCTGCGCGCTGCAACATCACCCAGCCGACGCTGTCGATGCGCCTGCGCAATCTGGAAGAAGAACTTGGCTTGCCACTGGTCAATCGCGGACAGCGCTTCGAAGGTTTCACCGCACCAGGCGAACGCGTATTGGCCTGGGCACGCACGGTACTGGCTGCCTACGACGGTCTGCAGGCTGAAGCGGCCGCCTGCCGCGGTCATCTGGTCGGGACGTTGCGCCTGGGCGTGGTGCCGCTGTCGAGCTTCGATCCGCTGCCATTGCTGCACCGACTGCACCAACTGCACCCCAATCTGCGTTTCGAGCTGTCGTCACTCAGCTCCGAGCAAGTGCTGGAGCAACTGGCAAGCAATCGTATCGACCTGGGCGTCTCGTACCTGGAGCGGCTGGACAACGAGCGTTTCGATTCGCTGACCCTGGACGACACGCGCATGGGCCTGCTGTACGACCGTCGGCACTTTTCGTTTGGCGACGATCCCTTGAGCTGGGCCGATCTGGTCGAGCTTCCATTGGGCATGCTGACCAGCGGTATGCATTTTCGCCAGTCGATCGATCACAACTTCCATAGCCGCGGCCTGCAACCCAACCCGCTGATACAAACCGATGCCGTTCATCAGTTGCTGCAAGCCGTACATGGCGGTTTTTGCTGCGCGATCATGCCGCTGGATGGCGGACTGGAAACGCTCACCGAACATTTGCGCCTGCATCCGATTGCCGACTCCCGGACTTTGGCCCGGCTGGGGTTGATCATGCGCCGCAGTGCGCCGCGCTCGGCGCTGGCTGAAGCCTGTTTTGCGCTGGTAGCCGAAATACCGCGCTAG
- the cysQ gene encoding 3'(2'),5'-bisphosphate nucleotidase CysQ — protein MTDSLHNLPHPLLAPVIELTRLAGEVILPFWRANVTVTTKTDDSPVTAADLAAHQVLVEGLQALDPDIHVLSEEDADIPLSERAGWERWWLVDPLDGTKEFISGSEEFTVNVALIERGRVVFGVVSMPTNNRCYFGGAGLGAWRSDSVDHIQPIAVRNQLGEGQTFTVVASRRHSSPEQEHLLAGLSNGLGHLQLTNIGSSLKFCLLAEGAADCYPRLAPTSQWDTAAAQGVLEGAGGEVLQLDGQPFSYPARESLLNPFFLALPANAEWRDKLLVLAQS, from the coding sequence ATGACCGATTCTCTGCACAACCTGCCACATCCGCTGCTCGCCCCGGTGATTGAACTGACGCGACTGGCGGGCGAAGTGATCCTGCCCTTCTGGCGCGCCAATGTCACCGTGACCACCAAGACCGACGACTCGCCGGTGACCGCCGCTGATCTGGCCGCCCATCAGGTGCTGGTCGAGGGTTTGCAGGCGCTTGATCCGGACATTCATGTGCTCTCCGAAGAGGACGCTGACATCCCTCTCAGCGAGCGTGCAGGCTGGGAGCGCTGGTGGCTGGTGGATCCGCTGGACGGCACCAAGGAGTTCATCTCCGGCAGTGAAGAGTTCACCGTCAATGTCGCGCTGATCGAGCGTGGCCGCGTTGTATTCGGCGTGGTCTCGATGCCCACCAATAACCGCTGCTACTTCGGCGGCGCCGGGCTGGGTGCCTGGCGCAGTGATAGCGTCGACCACATCCAGCCGATCGCCGTGCGCAACCAGCTTGGCGAAGGGCAGACCTTTACCGTGGTCGCCAGCCGCCGCCACTCCAGCCCGGAGCAGGAGCATTTGCTCGCTGGCCTGTCGAACGGGCTGGGTCATTTGCAACTGACCAACATCGGCAGCTCACTGAAATTCTGCCTGCTGGCCGAGGGCGCCGCCGACTGCTACCCACGCCTGGCCCCGACCTCGCAATGGGACACCGCTGCGGCGCAGGGCGTGCTTGAGGGTGCAGGAGGCGAAGTGTTGCAACTGGACGGCCAGCCGTTCAGCTACCCGGCCCGCGAATCGCTGCTCAACCCGTTCTTCCTGGCCCTGCCAGCCAACGCCGAATGGCGCGACAAACTGCTGGTGCTGGCGCAGTCTTGA
- the yrfG gene encoding GMP/IMP nucleotidase: MLSMPWSEIDTVLLDMDGTLLDLHYDEHFWMQHLPQRYAELHGVSFAMAWLELKPLFENNAGTLNWYCLDFWSTELNLSVRDLKREIAHMIALRPDAETFLAALQKAGKRVIMITNAHRDSLSLKMERIELAPYFERLISSHDYGFPKESQHFWDALKAETAFDPARSLFIDDTLPILRSARHFGVAHLLAVSQPNSQKGPKDTEEFAAVDDYRELSKGL, encoded by the coding sequence ATGCTTTCCATGCCCTGGAGCGAAATCGATACCGTCCTGCTGGATATGGACGGCACGTTGCTCGACCTGCATTACGACGAACACTTCTGGATGCAGCACCTGCCGCAGCGCTACGCCGAACTGCATGGCGTCAGTTTCGCCATGGCCTGGCTGGAATTGAAACCGCTGTTCGAAAACAACGCGGGCACGCTCAACTGGTACTGCCTGGATTTCTGGAGCACCGAGCTTAACCTGTCGGTCCGCGACCTGAAACGCGAAATCGCTCACATGATTGCACTGCGCCCGGACGCCGAGACGTTTCTCGCGGCCCTGCAAAAAGCCGGCAAGCGGGTGATCATGATCACCAATGCGCACCGTGATTCGTTGTCGCTGAAGATGGAGCGAATCGAGCTGGCGCCTTATTTCGAACGCCTTATCAGCTCTCACGATTACGGCTTTCCCAAAGAAAGCCAGCATTTCTGGGACGCCTTGAAGGCCGAAACAGCGTTTGACCCGGCACGCAGTCTGTTCATCGACGACACCCTGCCGATCCTGCGCAGCGCTCGACACTTCGGTGTAGCCCATTTGCTGGCGGTCAGCCAGCCCAACAGCCAGAAAGGCCCGAAAGACACCGAAGAGTTCGCCGCTGTGGACGACTATCGGGAGCTGAGCAAGGGATTGTAA
- the fdhD gene encoding formate dehydrogenase accessory sulfurtransferase FdhD yields MPVTRKVSSASFATPAPEASQSYSYSNLEGTASARNELAEEVALAIAYNGISQAVMLVSPTDLEDFIVGFSLGSGIIASHDEIYDFKLSGCGSAMQAEVEIASRAFWELKQQRRQLAGTSGCGLCGVEAVEQALPDLKALPGAPLPPIEWLEGLRQRIGEFQPLGRHCGAVHAAVFMDGNGQLLLGREDIGRHNALDKLIGALIRQDIPLAGGVAIVTSRCSLELIQKVLRAGIQTLVSLSSPTGLALQWARRHNLNLIHLPQHSAPRVYSPAMEIQA; encoded by the coding sequence ATGCCCGTTACGCGCAAGGTCAGCTCGGCGTCCTTTGCTACGCCAGCCCCCGAAGCAAGCCAGTCCTACAGCTACTCGAATCTCGAGGGCACGGCCTCTGCACGTAACGAACTTGCCGAAGAAGTGGCACTGGCGATTGCCTACAACGGCATCAGCCAGGCGGTCATGCTGGTCAGCCCGACCGATCTGGAAGACTTTATCGTCGGCTTCAGCCTGGGCAGCGGCATCATTGCCTCGCATGACGAAATCTACGACTTCAAACTCAGCGGTTGCGGCTCGGCGATGCAGGCCGAGGTCGAGATCGCCAGCCGCGCGTTCTGGGAACTCAAACAGCAGCGTCGGCAACTGGCAGGTACCAGCGGCTGCGGACTGTGTGGCGTTGAAGCCGTCGAGCAAGCATTGCCTGATCTGAAGGCCCTGCCCGGCGCGCCCCTGCCACCGATCGAGTGGCTGGAAGGCCTGCGTCAGCGCATCGGCGAGTTTCAGCCGCTTGGCCGCCATTGCGGCGCTGTGCACGCGGCGGTGTTCATGGACGGCAACGGCCAGTTGCTGCTGGGCCGTGAAGACATCGGCCGCCACAACGCGCTGGACAAACTGATCGGCGCCTTGATCCGCCAGGACATCCCCCTGGCCGGCGGCGTCGCCATCGTGACCAGCCGCTGCAGCCTGGAACTGATTCAGAAAGTATTGCGCGCCGGCATCCAGACGCTGGTCAGCCTGTCGTCGCCCACCGGCCTGGCCCTGCAATGGGCCCGCCGTCATAACCTCAATTTAATTCACCTGCCGCAGCACAGTGCGCCGCGGGTCTATAGCCCTGCGATGGAGATTCAAGCGTGA
- the lysM gene encoding peptidoglycan-binding protein LysM translates to MSLISFIREAGEKILDALLPDKANADELLRKHISEVGLGNPNVQTEVNGSTVTVKGQVANQEEREKIVVTLGNIHGVDKVDDQMTVAGGETSESEYVEVMPGDTLSAISKRVYHDANQYQKIFEANKPMLKSADKIYPGQKLRIPK, encoded by the coding sequence ATGAGTCTGATCAGTTTCATCAGGGAAGCAGGCGAGAAAATTCTGGATGCACTTCTGCCAGATAAAGCCAACGCCGATGAGTTGCTGAGAAAGCATATCTCCGAAGTCGGTCTGGGCAACCCCAATGTGCAGACCGAAGTCAACGGCAGCACTGTCACCGTGAAAGGCCAGGTCGCCAATCAGGAGGAGAGGGAAAAGATTGTCGTGACGCTGGGTAATATTCATGGCGTAGATAAAGTCGACGACCAGATGACTGTTGCGGGCGGCGAGACTTCTGAGTCCGAATACGTCGAAGTGATGCCGGGCGACACCCTCAGCGCTATTTCCAAGCGCGTGTATCACGATGCCAACCAGTACCAGAAAATCTTTGAAGCCAACAAGCCGATGCTCAAGAGCGCGGACAAGATCTATCCGGGTCAGAAGCTGCGCATTCCGAAGTGA
- a CDS encoding FdhF/YdeP family oxidoreductase, with product MSTHHQADKTPTPRYKPYKGAAGGWGALISVTQHWLGSDNALKNLRMMLKTNQNGGFDCPGCAWGDSPESGMVKFCENGAKAVNWEATKRRVDPAFFARYSVSSLMEQSDYWLEYQGRLTEPMTYDAETDRYKPISWDNAFALIAKHLKNLPSPNMAEFYTSGRASNEAAYLYQLFVRAYGTNNFPDCSNMCHEASGVALSQSVGVGKGTVTFEDFEHADAIFVLGQNPGTNHPRMLEPLREAVQRGAQVVCVNPLKERGLERFQHPQHPVEMLTNGDRPTNTAYFRPALGGDMALLRGMAKFLLQWEREAQANNAPSVFDHAFLNEHTEGVLEYLAAIDDTSWDAIVEQSGLPLSDIEQSARMYAKGKNVIMCWAMGITQHRHSVPTIQEIANLMLLRGNIGRPGAGLCPVRGHSNVQGDRTMGINERPPVFLLDALEKRFQFKVPRENGHNVVEAIHAMAEGRAKVFIALGGNFAQATPDSHRTAEALSNCDLTVQISTKLNRSHLFHGKDALILPCFGRTDIDIQANGPQAVTVEDSFSMVHASNGQLKPSSKQMRSEPAIIAGIANATLGKAPVDWLWLVEDYNRIRDLIADTIPGFKDFNERVKHPGGFYLGNAAGARRWNTASTRANFKSNALPLTLINEHVSSTGQIPDLIMQSMRSHDQYNTTIYGLDDRYRGVKGQRDVLFVNEADIIRLGFQPGQKADLISIWSDNRERRVKGFTLLPFDIPAGQAAAYYPEVNPLVPLESVGDGSSTPTSKFVAIRLERSAESARIL from the coding sequence GTGAGCACTCATCATCAAGCCGACAAGACACCAACCCCTCGCTACAAGCCGTACAAAGGTGCGGCAGGCGGATGGGGCGCACTGATCAGCGTGACGCAACACTGGCTGGGCAGTGACAACGCGCTGAAGAACCTGCGCATGATGCTCAAGACCAACCAGAACGGCGGTTTCGACTGCCCGGGCTGCGCCTGGGGTGATTCGCCGGAAAGCGGCATGGTCAAGTTCTGCGAGAACGGCGCCAAGGCGGTGAACTGGGAAGCGACCAAGCGCCGTGTCGACCCGGCTTTCTTCGCCCGTTACAGCGTCAGCTCGTTGATGGAGCAGAGCGATTACTGGCTCGAGTATCAGGGCCGTCTGACCGAGCCGATGACTTATGACGCGGAAACCGACCGTTACAAGCCGATCAGCTGGGACAACGCGTTTGCGCTGATCGCCAAGCACCTGAAGAACCTGCCCAGCCCGAACATGGCCGAGTTCTACACCTCGGGTCGCGCCAGCAACGAAGCGGCATACCTGTATCAGCTGTTCGTGCGCGCCTACGGCACCAACAACTTCCCGGACTGCTCGAACATGTGCCACGAGGCCAGCGGCGTAGCGCTGTCACAAAGCGTCGGCGTCGGCAAGGGCACCGTGACCTTCGAGGATTTCGAACACGCCGATGCCATCTTCGTCCTCGGTCAGAACCCCGGCACCAATCACCCGCGCATGCTCGAGCCTTTGCGTGAAGCGGTCCAGCGCGGTGCCCAGGTAGTGTGCGTGAACCCGCTCAAAGAGCGTGGCCTGGAGCGCTTCCAGCATCCGCAACACCCGGTCGAGATGCTCACCAACGGCGACCGCCCGACCAACACCGCCTACTTCCGCCCCGCCCTGGGTGGCGACATGGCGCTGTTGCGCGGCATGGCCAAGTTCCTGCTGCAATGGGAGCGCGAGGCGCAGGCCAACAACGCCCCTTCGGTGTTCGATCACGCGTTCCTCAACGAACACACCGAAGGCGTACTCGAATACCTGGCCGCCATCGATGACACGTCCTGGGACGCCATCGTCGAGCAGTCCGGCCTGCCGCTGAGCGACATCGAACAATCGGCACGCATGTACGCCAAAGGCAAGAACGTGATCATGTGCTGGGCGATGGGGATTACCCAGCACCGCCACTCGGTGCCGACCATCCAGGAAATCGCCAACCTGATGCTGCTGCGCGGCAACATCGGTCGTCCGGGTGCCGGTCTGTGCCCGGTGCGCGGTCACAGTAACGTGCAGGGTGACCGCACCATGGGCATCAACGAGCGCCCACCGGTGTTCCTGCTCGATGCTCTGGAAAAACGCTTCCAGTTCAAAGTACCGCGCGAAAATGGTCACAACGTCGTCGAAGCCATTCACGCCATGGCCGAAGGTCGCGCCAAGGTGTTCATCGCGCTGGGCGGCAACTTCGCTCAAGCCACCCCGGACAGCCATCGCACTGCCGAAGCCCTGAGCAATTGCGACCTGACCGTACAGATCAGCACCAAGCTGAACCGCAGCCACCTGTTCCACGGCAAGGACGCGCTGATCCTGCCGTGCTTCGGCCGTACCGACATCGATATCCAGGCCAACGGCCCGCAAGCGGTCACCGTGGAAGATTCGTTCAGCATGGTTCACGCTTCCAACGGTCAGTTGAAGCCGTCGTCGAAGCAAATGCGTTCCGAGCCTGCGATCATCGCCGGTATCGCCAACGCAACGCTGGGCAAGGCGCCTGTGGACTGGTTGTGGCTGGTCGAGGACTACAACCGTATTCGTGACCTGATCGCCGACACCATCCCCGGCTTCAAGGATTTCAACGAGCGCGTCAAGCACCCGGGCGGCTTCTACCTGGGTAACGCTGCTGGCGCACGTCGTTGGAACACTGCGTCGACCCGCGCCAACTTCAAGTCCAACGCGCTGCCGTTGACTCTGATCAATGAACACGTCAGCTCGACCGGGCAGATCCCGGACCTGATCATGCAGTCGATGCGCTCGCACGATCAGTACAACACCACCATCTATGGCCTGGACGACCGTTATCGCGGCGTTAAAGGTCAGCGTGACGTGCTGTTCGTCAACGAAGCCGACATCATCCGTCTGGGCTTCCAGCCGGGGCAGAAGGCAGACCTGATTTCGATCTGGAGTGATAACCGCGAGCGCCGCGTCAAAGGCTTCACGTTGTTGCCGTTCGATATCCCGGCCGGTCAGGCTGCCGCCTACTACCCAGAGGTCAACCCGCTGGTGCCGCTGGAAAGCGTGGGTGATGGCAGCAGCACGCCGACATCGAAGTTCGTTGCCATTCGCCTCGAGCGCTCGGCAGAGTCGGCACGCATCCTCTGA
- a CDS encoding YiiD C-terminal domain-containing protein gives MTTIEPEHDAAHALEQVLHHDIPLTREMGMRVIDWHNQTLRLHLPLAPNVNHKSTLFGGSLYCGAVLAGWGWLHLRLREAGITDGHIVIQDGQISYPLPVRSDAIAHCDAPELAQWDKFIATYQRRGRARLTLHTCISEQDSEEQAVRFVGQFVLHR, from the coding sequence ATGACAACGATTGAGCCTGAACATGACGCCGCCCACGCACTGGAGCAGGTGCTGCACCACGACATTCCGCTGACCCGCGAGATGGGCATGCGCGTGATCGACTGGCACAACCAGACCCTGCGCCTGCACCTGCCGCTGGCACCCAACGTCAACCACAAGAGCACGCTGTTCGGCGGCAGCCTGTATTGCGGCGCAGTACTGGCGGGCTGGGGCTGGCTGCACCTGCGACTGCGTGAGGCCGGGATCACCGATGGGCATATCGTGATTCAGGACGGACAGATCAGTTATCCACTGCCGGTACGCAGCGACGCCATCGCCCACTGCGACGCGCCCGAGCTGGCGCAGTGGGACAAATTCATCGCCACCTACCAACGCCGAGGCCGCGCCCGCCTGACCCTGCACACCTGCATCAGCGAGCAGGACAGCGAAGAACAGGCCGTGCGCTTTGTCGGGCAGTTTGTGTTGCACCGGTGA
- a CDS encoding sigma-54-dependent transcriptional regulator produces MSSDTAIDSQIQVVLIDDDSHLRQALRQTLDLAGLNVLSLPEATGLAERIGRDWPGVVVSDIRMQGMDGLELLDQLHAQDPDLPVLLITGHGDVPLAVKAMRAGAYDFLEKPFASDAMLDSVRRALALRRLVLDNRSLRLALSDRQQLSTRLIGQSPPILRLREQIGALAGTRADVLILGETGAGKEVVARALHDLSNRRSGPFVAINAGALAESVVESELFGHEPGAFTGAQKRRIGKFEFANGGTLFLDEIESMSLDVQVKLLRLLQERVVERMGSNQQIPLDIRIIAATKEDLRHAADQGRFRADLYYRLNVASLRIPPLRERGEDALMLFEHYADAASMRHGIPKHELKPGQRALLLRHNWPGNVRELQNAAERFALGLELELEGADAEQAPPPGGGLSDQVESFERALIAAELARPHSSVRSLAEALGVPRKTLHDKLRKHGLTFGDSSGASDDND; encoded by the coding sequence ATGAGTTCGGACACAGCCATCGACAGCCAGATTCAGGTGGTGCTGATCGACGACGATTCGCACCTGCGTCAGGCCCTGCGCCAGACGCTGGACCTGGCTGGCCTGAACGTTCTGTCGCTGCCCGAAGCGACCGGGCTGGCCGAACGCATCGGCCGCGACTGGCCGGGCGTGGTGGTCAGCGATATTCGCATGCAGGGCATGGATGGCCTGGAACTGCTCGATCAGCTTCACGCGCAGGACCCTGACCTGCCGGTGCTGCTGATCACCGGGCATGGCGATGTACCGTTGGCGGTGAAAGCCATGCGCGCCGGGGCCTACGACTTTCTGGAAAAGCCCTTCGCCAGCGACGCCATGCTCGACAGTGTGCGCCGTGCCCTGGCGCTCCGCCGTCTGGTGCTGGATAACCGCAGCCTGCGCCTGGCCCTGAGTGATCGCCAACAACTGAGCACACGCCTGATCGGTCAGTCGCCGCCGATCCTGCGTCTGCGCGAACAAATCGGCGCATTGGCCGGGACGCGAGCCGACGTGCTGATCCTCGGCGAAACCGGCGCAGGCAAAGAAGTGGTCGCCCGCGCGCTGCACGATCTGTCCAACCGCCGCAGCGGCCCGTTCGTGGCGATCAACGCCGGCGCGCTGGCTGAGTCGGTGGTGGAAAGCGAGCTGTTCGGCCACGAGCCAGGGGCCTTTACAGGCGCGCAGAAGCGGCGTATCGGCAAGTTCGAGTTTGCCAACGGCGGCACGCTGTTCCTCGATGAAATCGAAAGCATGAGCCTGGACGTGCAGGTCAAACTGCTGCGCCTGCTGCAGGAACGCGTGGTCGAGCGAATGGGCAGCAATCAGCAGATCCCGCTGGACATCCGCATCATCGCCGCGACCAAGGAAGACCTGCGGCACGCGGCCGATCAGGGCCGCTTCCGGGCAGACTTGTATTACCGACTGAACGTGGCCTCGCTGCGCATCCCGCCGTTGCGCGAACGGGGTGAAGATGCGCTGATGCTGTTCGAACATTACGCCGATGCCGCGAGCATGCGCCACGGCATCCCCAAGCACGAACTCAAGCCGGGCCAGCGCGCGCTGCTGTTGCGGCATAACTGGCCGGGCAATGTGCGGGAACTGCAAAACGCTGCCGAGCGTTTTGCGCTGGGTCTGGAACTGGAGCTGGAAGGCGCTGATGCAGAACAGGCGCCACCGCCGGGCGGCGGGCTGAGCGATCAGGTGGAAAGCTTCGAGCGCGCGTTGATCGCCGCCGAATTGGCGCGCCCGCACAGCTCGGTGCGCAGCCTGGCGGAAGCGCTGGGTGTGCCGCGCAAGACCCTGCACGACAAACTGCGCAAGCACGGCCTGACGTTTGGCGACAGCAGCGGAGCTTCCGATGACAACGATTGA
- the nudE gene encoding ADP compounds hydrolase NudE — protein MRQKPTVLARAIVASSRLFRVEELQLRFANGVERTYERLASKGTGPGAVMIVAMLDADHAVLIEEYCGGTDAYELSLPKGLIEPGEDVLAAANRELKEEAGFGARELELLTELSLSPGYMSQKIQVVLATDLYEERLEGDEPEPIRVDRINLRELSSLAQNAQFSEGRALAALYLTRDLLTQRGLFQP, from the coding sequence ATGCGTCAGAAACCTACCGTACTTGCCCGCGCAATCGTCGCCAGTAGTCGTCTGTTCCGCGTTGAAGAGCTGCAATTGCGCTTTGCCAATGGCGTCGAGCGGACCTATGAGCGTCTGGCCAGCAAAGGCACGGGCCCCGGTGCGGTGATGATCGTGGCCATGCTCGATGCCGATCACGCTGTGCTGATCGAAGAATATTGCGGCGGCACCGATGCCTACGAGCTGTCCCTGCCCAAGGGCCTGATCGAGCCGGGCGAAGACGTACTGGCGGCTGCCAACCGTGAACTCAAGGAGGAGGCCGGTTTCGGTGCGCGGGAGCTGGAACTGTTGACCGAACTGTCGCTGTCCCCGGGCTACATGAGCCAGAAAATTCAGGTGGTGCTGGCCACCGACCTGTACGAAGAGCGGCTGGAAGGCGACGAGCCCGAGCCGATCCGGGTCGACCGGATCAACCTGCGCGAGTTGTCGAGCCTTGCCCAGAATGCCCAGTTCAGCGAAGGCCGGGCGCTGGCCGCGCTGTACCTCACACGTGACCTGCTGACCCAGCGTGGATTGTTTCAGCCATGA
- a CDS encoding sensor histidine kinase — protein MTPALPRRPRWRSLALLALCLAPLLWPLEHLAERYYRNVLANQNRQTLDLYVANLLGTLHRYETLPQILGDLPALRAALAAPGDTPTLVNANRLLSEITRQTGADVMYLMDANGLTLAASNSDQKDSFIGRNFSFRPYFIDARAGRTGRFFGLGTTSAKRGYFFAGPVRDGERIIGVLVVKVDLDHTETLWGKTPEQLLLTDQNGVVILTSNPEWRFRATRDLTDDEKKAIVAIQSYPTRDPRPLRIDEHAWLTQTQAIEETGWNVNILAPRALVDRQVRTVVAIGGAALLVLMLLLGLMMQRRRHYLDRIAFEAKARRELEMRVIERTSDLEGLNSRLRQEVLEREQAQQELVQAQDELVQTSKLTALGTMSASISHELNQPLAAIRSYAENAEVLLDHQRTEDARGNLKLISELTGRMASIIAHLRAFARRDRHAPESVALQPALEDALALLAKRRRAMEVELIRDLPDATIWVQAGETRLRQVLGNLIANALDALTEKGPPRRLWISVEQTAEGVNLYIRDNGPGFSQEALARAREPFFTTKTRTQGLGLGLAICDTLMRALGGELLFANHPSGGALLTLRLRAGASGANLQPPEDLSA, from the coding sequence ATGACTCCCGCACTGCCGCGCCGCCCTCGCTGGCGCAGCCTCGCCCTTCTGGCACTCTGCCTGGCGCCGTTGCTGTGGCCGCTGGAACACCTGGCCGAACGTTATTACCGCAACGTGCTGGCCAACCAGAACCGTCAGACCCTGGACCTGTACGTCGCCAACCTGCTCGGCACCCTGCACCGTTACGAAACCCTGCCGCAGATCCTCGGCGACCTGCCGGCCTTGCGCGCCGCACTGGCGGCGCCGGGCGACACACCGACCCTGGTAAACGCCAACCGTCTGCTCAGCGAAATCACGCGCCAGACCGGTGCCGATGTCATGTACCTGATGGACGCAAATGGACTGACCCTGGCGGCTTCGAACTCGGATCAGAAGGACAGCTTCATTGGCCGCAACTTCTCTTTCAGGCCCTATTTCATCGATGCGCGGGCGGGCAGAACCGGGCGGTTCTTCGGCCTCGGCACGACCTCTGCCAAACGTGGCTACTTTTTCGCCGGCCCGGTGCGTGACGGTGAGCGAATCATCGGCGTGCTGGTGGTCAAGGTCGATCTGGACCACACCGAAACCCTGTGGGGCAAGACGCCCGAACAACTGCTGCTGACCGACCAGAACGGCGTGGTGATTCTGACTTCCAACCCCGAATGGCGCTTTCGGGCGACCCGCGACCTGACCGATGACGAGAAAAAAGCCATCGTCGCGATCCAGTCCTATCCGACCCGCGATCCGCGTCCGTTGAGGATCGATGAACACGCCTGGCTGACTCAGACCCAGGCCATCGAAGAAACCGGCTGGAACGTCAACATCCTCGCGCCCCGCGCCCTTGTCGACCGCCAGGTGCGCACAGTGGTAGCGATTGGCGGCGCCGCGCTGCTGGTGCTGATGTTGTTGCTGGGCCTGATGATGCAGCGTCGTCGTCATTATCTGGACCGCATCGCTTTCGAGGCCAAGGCGCGCCGCGAGCTGGAGATGCGGGTTATCGAACGGACCAGCGATCTGGAGGGGCTCAACAGCCGTCTGCGTCAGGAAGTGCTGGAGCGCGAACAGGCGCAACAGGAGCTGGTGCAGGCTCAGGATGAACTGGTGCAGACCAGCAAACTGACGGCGCTGGGCACCATGTCGGCGAGTATCAGCCATGAGCTGAATCAGCCGTTGGCCGCCATCCGCAGTTACGCCGAAAACGCCGAAGTGCTGCTCGATCATCAGCGCACCGAGGATGCACGCGGCAACCTCAAGCTGATCAGCGAACTGACCGGGCGCATGGCCTCGATCATCGCGCACTTGCGCGCCTTCGCCCGTCGCGACCGCCACGCCCCTGAAAGCGTGGCACTGCAACCGGCGCTGGAAGATGCGCTGGCGCTGCTGGCCAAGCGGCGGCGCGCCATGGAAGTCGAGCTGATCCGTGACCTGCCGGACGCCACGATCTGGGTGCAGGCCGGTGAAACCCGTCTGCGTCAGGTGCTCGGCAATCTGATCGCCAACGCGCTGGACGCCCTCACTGAAAAAGGCCCGCCGCGCAGGCTGTGGATAAGTGTCGAGCAGACCGCCGAGGGCGTTAACCTGTACATTCGTGACAACGGCCCCGGCTTTTCCCAGGAAGCACTGGCGCGGGCCCGCGAGCCCTTCTTTACGACCAAGACCCGCACCCAGGGCCTTGGCCTCGGTCTGGCCATCTGCGATACGCTGATGCGCGCGCTGGGCGGCGAGTTGCTGTTCGCCAACCATCCCAGCGGCGGTGCGCTGCTGACCCTGCGCCTGCGGGCCGGTGCTTCCGGAGCCAATCTTCAACCGCCAGAGGACCTTTCTGCATGA